From one Aspergillus fumigatus Af293 chromosome 8, whole genome shotgun sequence genomic stretch:
- a CDS encoding putative glutamine rich protein yields the protein MIRRAIEPGKTSTGEKICFVQKLGENRARFVVESSDHTRRLVESSDAGGFVAIEGARRAGVPETTRKETDILAFRSRVRSGGIYGLTFVAVGEWDPTQKRLPFIVVGFYYSENEHVQAAEYAISKSNLGKILSPREAERLVVEGIVGHQSMSLREALSSQLTVDPWQSQSPHLHGVGQMQQPYLLFPQSLFNPPPDLQQNYFPQQLVPYVQQHATNLLPVQQQPYFPHPHIISQQALPQQAPVIPQQQQYYQQHPPAQVSLRISPMVQPHLHSYNSDGEEL from the coding sequence ATGATCAGACGCGCCATCGAACCGGGTAAAACATCTACTGGGGAAAAGATCTGTTTCGTTCAGAAGCTTGGCGAGAACCGCGCCCGGTTTGTGGTGGAATCCTCTGACCACACTAGGCGCCTTGTTGAAAGTTCGGATGCTGGAGGTTTTGTCGCTATTGAAGGTGCAAGGCGAGCAGGAGTGCCGGAGACAACCAGAAAGGAAACAGACATCCTAGCGTTCCGCAGTCGTGTACGAAGCGGCGGCATTTACGGTCTAACTTTTGTGGCAGTCGGTGAATGGGATCCGACCCAGAAGCGGCTTCCCTTTATAGTCGTGGGATTTTACTATTCCGAAAACGAGCACGTGCAAGCAGCCGAATATGCCATTTCTAAGTCTAATCTGGGCAAAATTCTGTCACCAAGGGAGGCTGAACGACTAGTTGTGGAAGGAATAGTGGGCCACCAGAGCATGTCCCTGCGGGAGGCTTTGAGCAGTCAGCTTACTGTGGACCCGTGGCAAAGCCAATCTCCGCACCTTCATGGGGTGGGGCAGATGCAGCAGCCTTATCTCTTGTTTCCACAGTCGCTATTCAATCCGCCCCCAGATCTGCAGCAGAATTACTTTCCCCAGCAGCTAGTTCCCTATGTTCAGCAGCATGCAACGAACTTGCTGCCTGTCCAGCAGCAACCTTATTTTCCTCATCCCCATATAATCAGCCAGCAGGCCCTCCCGCAGCAGGCTCCTGTGAttcctcaacagcaacagtatTACCAGCAGCACCCCCCAGCTCAAGTATCACTCAGAATCTCACCCATGGTTCAACCGCATCTTCACTCGTACAACAGTGATGGCGAGGAGCTTTAA
- a CDS encoding casein kinase family protein: MESKPQTTMGFRSMSIGPFRVLKWPEVPGELGRGKLNAMTLRKRTDTAREAHTLQAAAGGIGVPLLHWFETIDGKDVMVTDTYGPTLDEVFCRSGRYFSLQSLLILADQLLSRVEFIHSRNIIHGNLSPLSFAFGRAEWQKQQVILVDLGTEVVPAPTVRNDLQAISRILSYFYSGAESWEQYQQRQGLETTAPVLTRFSAAVASRETIDYGMLRDIFYDAYHDIVLHLEIVMNLRGPRFIGDSKVPRMGALAGKETTDLFESLDSALSHIGQLSGNFTLALPFRAWSELLDVLEEVLQIYMTLITRDRPSAEKRMHAMGAYHLPNRLWRDLRWFLKVTANLPRSFQLSVTAKLYHYLAVLYEVVPSYRLYWAEYLLFLARARKDLEPACGRPAWTQTVFFWQEACNMLKAESNVPNLR, translated from the exons ATGGAGAGTAAGCCTCAGACTACGATGGGCTTCAGGAGCATGTCCATTGGCCCTTTTCGGGTGTTAAAGTGGCCGGAAGTGCCAGGGGAACTGGGCCGTGGTAAGCTTAACGCCATGacattgaggaagagaactgACACAG CAAGAGAAGCTCACACGCTGCAAGCTGCAGCCGGAGGAATTGGTGTGCCATTGCTGCACTGGTTTGAAACCATTGATGGGAAGGATGTCATGGTTACAGACACGTACGGGCCGACGCTGGATGAGGTTTTCTGTCGATCCGGCCGTTATTTCAGCCTGCAGAGCCTTCTTATTTTGGCAGACCAATTGTTGTCCCGGGTGGAGTTCATCCACTCTAGGAATATCATCCACGGCAATCTCAGCCCCCTATCATTTGCGTTCGGTCGTGCAGAAtggcagaagcagcaggTCATCCTGGTTGATCTCGGGACTGAGGTCGTTCCAGCTCCCACGGTTCGCAATGATCTTCAGGCAATCAGCCGCATTCTATCATATTTTTATAGTGGGGCAGAGTCCTGGGAGCAGTATCAACAGCGACAAGGTCTAGAGACCACCGCACCTGTCTTGACGAGGTTCTCTGCCGCGGTTGCTTCGCGCGAGACTATTGATTACGGCATGCTTCGAGATATCTTCTACGACGCATATCATGACATAGTCCTGCATCTTGAAATTGTAATGAATCTGAGAGGCCCCCGATTTATAGGGGACAGTAAGGTGCCGAGAATGGGCGCGCTTGCTGGGAAGGAGACCACAGATCTCTTCGAAAGCCTCGACTCTGCTCTCTCGCATATTGGGCAATTGAGTGGAAACTTTACATTGGCCTTGCCTTTCCGAGCGTGGTCAGAATTACTGGATGTCCTTGAGGAGGTGCTGCAGATTTACATGACCCTAATTACTAGGGATCGACCATcagcagagaagagaatgcatGCAATGGGTGCATATCATTTGCCAAATCGGCTCTGGAGAGACCTACGTTGGTTCCTCAAAGTGACCGCCAACCTGCCCAGATCTTTCCAACTTTCAGTGACTGCTAAACTTTACCACTATTTGGCAGTACTGTACGAAGTCGTCCCATCATATAGGTTATACTGGGCCGAAtatcttctgtttctggccCGCGCAAGGAAAGACCTGGAGCCCGCTTGCGGAAGGCCCGCTTGGACTCAGAcggtcttcttctggcaaGAAGCCTGCAATATGCTCAAGGCCGAAAGTAACGTCCCTAATCTGCGGTGA